From Ramlibacter agri, a single genomic window includes:
- a CDS encoding class I adenylate-forming enzyme family protein: MRPPPSTAEILEEAALRDPLRPAFQEEGALLEVGQFYGMVAQCALWLQRLGVRRGERVAIAGPGYGVQLVLLLAAEGLGAVIASFNAEADPDASFLFSQVQWVFAARPQQVPAGVRFQLLDEALARAWAQPLGQERPAWNAQALGEPQRISRTSGSTGTSKFMLLSRAAQEHWIETGREKRTFGPGTRSLMLAPLVMNAALTRCSVCLRRGGMVLAPAHGGVLPQLLPTHAWGLPMHLERLLAEAPAGWVSPHPVQVSVLGGAMAPALREQVLRVFHGWTRNRYGSNEAGAICEELDATGTGLLAPGVDVRILGPDGGELPPGEAGRIAVRTPALVDGYLERPEETAQCFQDGWFLSGDAGLLVGPRQLRLLGRQDDLLDLAGIKVPASQLEAALRAQPTIADCAVQALHSGAGAVTLGLALVLAPDARQEDVGPQVHEALRAQPNTRAQLLVLPALPRLQNGKVDRMALLRRFHQAP; encoded by the coding sequence ATGCGCCCGCCGCCGTCCACCGCCGAAATCCTGGAAGAGGCGGCGCTGCGCGACCCGCTCCGGCCGGCCTTCCAGGAAGAGGGCGCGCTGCTGGAGGTCGGCCAGTTCTATGGGATGGTGGCGCAATGCGCGTTGTGGCTGCAGCGCCTGGGCGTGCGGCGCGGCGAGCGCGTTGCGATTGCCGGCCCGGGCTACGGCGTGCAGCTGGTGCTGCTGCTCGCGGCCGAAGGCCTGGGCGCGGTCATCGCCTCCTTCAATGCCGAAGCCGATCCGGACGCTTCCTTCCTGTTCTCGCAGGTGCAGTGGGTGTTCGCGGCGCGGCCGCAGCAGGTGCCCGCGGGCGTGCGCTTCCAGTTGCTGGACGAGGCGCTGGCCCGCGCCTGGGCGCAGCCACTTGGCCAGGAGCGGCCGGCCTGGAACGCGCAGGCGCTGGGCGAGCCGCAGCGCATCTCCCGCACTTCGGGTTCCACCGGCACGAGCAAGTTCATGCTGCTGTCGCGGGCCGCGCAGGAGCACTGGATTGAAACCGGGCGCGAGAAGCGGACCTTCGGGCCCGGCACGCGCTCGCTGATGCTGGCGCCGCTGGTGATGAATGCGGCCCTCACGCGCTGCAGCGTCTGCCTGCGCCGAGGCGGCATGGTGCTGGCGCCTGCCCACGGCGGGGTGCTGCCGCAACTGCTGCCCACGCATGCCTGGGGGCTGCCCATGCACCTGGAGCGGCTGCTGGCCGAAGCGCCCGCCGGCTGGGTGTCGCCGCACCCGGTGCAGGTGTCGGTGCTGGGGGGCGCCATGGCGCCGGCGTTGCGCGAACAGGTGCTCCGCGTGTTCCATGGCTGGACCCGCAACCGCTACGGCAGCAACGAAGCCGGCGCCATCTGCGAGGAGCTCGATGCCACCGGCACCGGGCTGCTCGCGCCGGGCGTGGACGTGCGCATCCTCGGTCCCGACGGCGGTGAACTGCCGCCCGGCGAGGCGGGCCGCATCGCCGTGCGCACGCCGGCGCTGGTGGACGGCTACCTGGAGCGGCCGGAAGAAACCGCGCAGTGCTTTCAGGACGGCTGGTTCCTGAGCGGCGACGCCGGCCTGCTGGTCGGCCCACGCCAGCTCCGGCTGCTGGGTCGCCAGGACGACCTGCTGGACCTGGCCGGCATCAAGGTGCCCGCGTCGCAGCTGGAAGCAGCCTTGCGCGCGCAGCCCACCATCGCCGACTGCGCCGTGCAGGCCCTGCATTCCGGCGCCGGCGCCGTCACGCTGGGCCTGGCGCTGGTGCTCGCGCCGGACGCGCGCCAGGAGGACGTTGGCCCGCAGGTCCACGAGGCCTTGCGCGCGCAGCCGAATACCCGTGCGCAGCTGCTCGTGCTGCCCGCCCTGCCGCGCCTGCAGAACGGCAAGGTCGACCGCATGGCGCTGCTGCGCCGATTCCACCAAGCTCCTTGA
- a CDS encoding YihY family inner membrane protein — translation MNARQLLADLARFPWLSTAQTLRERFREDRLGLSASSLTFTTTIALVPFFTVALAVFTAFPMFGKLQTNLQGWLVQSLVPDTIARQVLGYLTQFAGKASRLGSVGFAALVVSALALVLTIDRTLNGIWRVRRPRGLAQRVLIYWAAITLGPLLLALSLSTTSWMLTASRGFVGGLPGGLSLVIDTFEFLLLVLALTALYRYVPNTPVRRSHALAGGFFAALGIEVAKRLLAWYIHQVPTYSMVYGAFATVPILLVWIYIAWVTVLLGAVVAAYLPSLLAGAKRRAGAHGWQFQLALEVLQHLNGVRSTARRGLSATELAAAMEVDILQLEPVLQALVQLDWIGRLNELDDHEGTRYMLLADTQSTALEPLMRQLLLPSADSTARLWQSGRLSSIYLADVL, via the coding sequence ATGAATGCCCGCCAACTGCTCGCCGACCTGGCCCGCTTTCCCTGGCTGTCGACCGCGCAGACCTTGCGGGAGCGTTTCCGCGAGGACCGCCTGGGCCTGTCGGCCAGCAGCCTGACCTTCACCACCACCATCGCGCTGGTCCCCTTCTTCACCGTGGCGCTGGCGGTGTTCACCGCCTTTCCCATGTTCGGCAAGCTGCAGACCAACCTGCAGGGCTGGCTGGTGCAAAGCCTGGTGCCCGACACGATCGCCCGCCAGGTGCTGGGCTACCTCACGCAGTTCGCGGGCAAGGCCAGCCGCCTGGGCTCGGTCGGCTTCGCGGCGCTGGTGGTGAGCGCGCTGGCGCTGGTGCTCACCATCGACCGCACGCTCAATGGCATCTGGCGCGTGCGCCGGCCGCGCGGGCTGGCGCAGCGGGTGTTGATCTACTGGGCGGCCATCACGCTGGGGCCGCTGCTGCTGGCGCTGAGCCTCAGCACCACCTCGTGGATGCTGACCGCCTCGCGCGGCTTCGTGGGCGGCTTGCCGGGCGGGCTGAGCCTGGTGATCGACACCTTCGAATTCCTGCTGCTGGTGCTGGCGCTGACCGCCCTGTACCGCTACGTGCCCAACACGCCGGTGCGGCGCTCGCACGCGCTGGCCGGCGGCTTTTTCGCGGCGCTGGGCATCGAAGTCGCCAAGCGCCTGCTGGCCTGGTACATCCACCAGGTGCCCACCTATTCGATGGTGTACGGCGCCTTCGCCACGGTGCCGATCTTGCTGGTGTGGATCTACATTGCCTGGGTCACCGTGTTGCTGGGGGCGGTCGTTGCGGCCTACCTGCCCAGCCTTCTGGCGGGCGCCAAGCGGCGCGCCGGCGCCCATGGCTGGCAGTTCCAGCTGGCGCTGGAGGTGCTGCAGCACCTGAATGGCGTGCGCAGCACCGCCCGCCGCGGCCTGAGCGCCACCGAGCTGGCGGCGGCGATGGAAGTGGACATCCTGCAGCTCGAGCCGGTGCTGCAAGCCCTGGTGCAACTGGATTGGATCGGCCGCCTCAACGAACTGGACGACCACGAAGGCACGCGCTACATGCTGCTGGCCGACACCCAGTCCACCGCGCTGGAGCCACTGATGCGCCAGCTGCTGCTGCCTTCCGCCGACAGCACCGCGCGGCTGTGGCAAAGCGGCCGGCTGTCGTCCATCTACCTCGCCGACGTGCTGTAG
- a CDS encoding DUF2069 domain-containing protein translates to MQSPPAMSPAPVPPVVETTRWIAVASLLGLIATGLAWELWLPARPSLWVLKVLPLCIPVAGLLKRRMYTYRWTSLLVWPYFMEAVVRIHEGAPAVLQVLFTLTLFTACAVHVRVRLRNAKP, encoded by the coding sequence ATGCAGTCGCCGCCCGCCATGTCCCCCGCTCCCGTGCCGCCCGTCGTCGAAACCACACGCTGGATCGCGGTGGCCAGCCTGCTGGGGCTGATCGCCACCGGCCTCGCCTGGGAGCTGTGGCTGCCCGCGCGCCCCAGCCTGTGGGTGCTGAAGGTGCTGCCCCTGTGCATCCCCGTCGCCGGGCTGCTGAAGCGCCGCATGTACACGTATCGCTGGACCAGCCTGCTGGTGTGGCCCTACTTCATGGAAGCCGTGGTGCGCATCCACGAAGGCGCGCCGGCGGTCCTGCAAGTCCTCTTCACCCTCACCCTGTTTACCGCCTGCGCCGTGCACGTGCGCGTGCGCCTGCGGAATGCCAAGCCATGA
- a CDS encoding FAD-binding oxidoreductase, which translates to MNDLIAKLRAALGAANVLTEGDLTAYEQDWRKRTRGKALAVLRPGNTGEVAAAVKLCAEAGTPIVPQGGNTGLVVGGVPDESGREVVLSLTRMNRVRAVDGGNLTMTVEAGCVLQNLQQAAEDAGYLFPLSLAAEGSCTIGGNLGTNAGGTQVLRYGNTRELCLGLEVVTAQGEVWNGLTGLRKDNTGYDLRDLFIGSEGTLGIITAATMKLYPLPVASLTAWAAVPSMEAAVTLLGLAHKHLGAGLTGFEVMGQFALSLVDRHMPQLRVPLYQDTPYCVLLENSDQESEPHARAAFERLLEAALEDGCATDAVVAENIAQARGLWHIRESIPLAQAQEGLNIKHDISVPVSRIPAFCAETDALLASSIPGVRLVNFGHLGDGNLHYNVQAPVGGDPQAFLRELEERVNVLVYDQVKKFDGSISAEHGVGALKVDKLPDYKSPVALSLMKSLKKALDPQNILNPGRVVSV; encoded by the coding sequence ATGAATGACCTGATCGCCAAGCTGCGCGCCGCCCTGGGCGCCGCCAACGTGCTGACCGAGGGCGACCTCACCGCCTACGAGCAGGACTGGCGCAAGCGCACCCGCGGCAAGGCGCTGGCCGTGCTGCGCCCCGGCAACACCGGGGAAGTGGCCGCCGCCGTGAAGCTGTGCGCCGAAGCCGGCACACCCATCGTGCCGCAGGGCGGCAACACCGGCCTGGTGGTGGGCGGCGTGCCGGACGAAAGCGGCCGCGAAGTGGTGCTGAGCCTCACCCGCATGAACCGCGTCCGCGCAGTCGACGGCGGCAACCTGACGATGACGGTGGAAGCCGGCTGCGTGCTGCAGAACCTGCAGCAGGCGGCGGAAGACGCCGGCTACCTCTTTCCGCTGAGCCTGGCCGCCGAAGGCAGCTGCACGATCGGCGGCAACCTGGGCACCAACGCCGGCGGCACGCAGGTGCTGCGCTACGGCAACACTCGTGAGCTGTGCCTGGGCCTGGAAGTGGTGACGGCGCAAGGCGAGGTGTGGAACGGCCTCACCGGCCTGCGCAAGGACAACACCGGCTACGACCTGCGCGACCTGTTCATCGGCAGCGAAGGCACGCTGGGCATCATCACGGCGGCGACGATGAAGCTGTACCCGCTGCCGGTGGCCAGCCTGACGGCCTGGGCCGCGGTGCCATCCATGGAAGCGGCGGTCACCTTGCTGGGCCTGGCCCACAAGCACCTGGGCGCCGGGCTGACCGGCTTCGAGGTGATGGGCCAGTTCGCCCTGTCGCTGGTGGACAGGCACATGCCGCAGCTGCGCGTGCCGCTGTACCAGGACACGCCTTACTGCGTGCTGCTGGAGAACTCCGACCAGGAATCCGAGCCGCACGCCCGCGCGGCCTTCGAGCGGCTGCTGGAAGCGGCGCTGGAAGACGGCTGCGCCACCGACGCCGTGGTGGCCGAGAACATCGCGCAGGCCCGCGGCCTGTGGCACATCCGCGAAAGCATCCCGCTGGCCCAGGCCCAGGAAGGCCTGAACATCAAGCACGACATCTCGGTGCCGGTGTCGCGCATCCCGGCCTTCTGCGCCGAGACCGACGCGCTGCTGGCGAGCAGCATCCCCGGCGTGCGGCTGGTCAACTTCGGCCACCTGGGCGACGGCAACCTGCACTACAACGTGCAGGCGCCCGTGGGCGGCGACCCGCAGGCCTTCCTGCGCGAGCTGGAGGAGCGGGTGAACGTGCTGGTGTACGACCAGGTCAAGAAGTTCGACGGCTCGATCTCGGCGGAGCACGGCGTCGGGGCGCTGAAGGTGGACAAGTTGCCGGACTACAAGTCGCCGGTGGCGCTTTCGCTGATGAAATCGCTCAAGAAGGCCCTGGATCCGCAGAACATCCTGAACCCCGGGCGGGTGGTCTCCGTGTAA
- a CDS encoding thymidylate synthase produces the protein MTTRPVRSQYEDFMRHVYEHGTPKTDRTGTGTRSVFGYQMRFDLNEGFPLVTTKKVHLRSIIQELLWFLQGSSNNNWLKERGVTIWDEWAREDGDLGPVYGVQWRSWPTPDGGQIDQIAEAVKQIKTNPDSRRIIVSAWNVADIPKMALAPCHAFFQFYVADGKLSCQLYQRSADIFLGVPFNIASYALLTHMIAQQCDLGVGDFIWTGGDCHIYSNHHEQVELQLSRQPYPYPTLNIKRKPASIFDYEYEDFEVLDYQCHGAIKAPVAV, from the coding sequence ATGACGACCCGCCCCGTCCGCTCGCAGTACGAAGACTTCATGCGCCATGTCTACGAACATGGCACGCCCAAGACCGACCGCACCGGCACCGGCACGCGCAGCGTCTTCGGCTACCAGATGCGCTTCGACCTGAACGAGGGCTTCCCGCTGGTGACGACCAAGAAGGTCCACCTGCGCTCCATCATCCAGGAACTGCTGTGGTTCCTGCAGGGCTCCAGCAACAACAACTGGCTGAAGGAACGCGGCGTCACCATCTGGGACGAATGGGCCCGTGAAGACGGCGACCTCGGCCCGGTGTACGGGGTGCAGTGGCGCAGCTGGCCCACGCCCGACGGCGGCCAGATCGACCAGATCGCCGAGGCGGTCAAGCAGATCAAGACCAACCCGGATTCGCGCCGCATTATCGTGAGCGCCTGGAACGTGGCCGACATCCCGAAGATGGCACTGGCGCCCTGCCATGCCTTCTTCCAGTTCTACGTTGCCGACGGCAAGCTGTCCTGCCAGCTGTACCAGCGCAGCGCCGACATCTTCCTGGGCGTGCCTTTCAACATCGCCAGCTATGCGCTGCTGACGCACATGATCGCGCAGCAGTGCGACCTGGGCGTGGGCGACTTCATCTGGACCGGCGGCGACTGCCACATCTACAGCAACCACCACGAGCAGGTGGAACTGCAGTTGTCGCGCCAGCCCTATCCCTACCCCACCCTGAACATCAAGCGCAAGCCCGCCTCGATCTTCGACTACGAGTACGAGGACTTCGAGGTGCTGGACTACCAGTGCCACGGCGCGATCAAGGCGCCGGTGGCGGTCTGA
- a CDS encoding dihydrofolate reductase has product MKLGIIYVRSRNGVIGQGGVMPWHLPEDLAHFKRTTLGAPVIMGRKTWDSLPVRFRPLPGRRNVVITRQADWHAEGAERAESLERAIALCGDVPRAWITGGAEIYKLALPLADLAAVTEIDADFEGDTHAPQLGPHWRETAREQHLSKTGLAFSFVNYQNTLLEE; this is encoded by the coding sequence ATGAAGCTGGGCATCATCTACGTGCGGTCGCGCAACGGCGTGATCGGCCAGGGCGGCGTCATGCCCTGGCACCTGCCGGAGGACCTGGCGCACTTCAAGCGGACCACATTGGGCGCGCCGGTGATCATGGGCCGCAAGACCTGGGATTCGCTGCCGGTGCGCTTCCGGCCGCTGCCGGGGCGGCGCAATGTCGTCATCACGCGGCAGGCGGACTGGCACGCGGAAGGCGCTGAACGCGCCGAGTCGCTGGAGCGGGCGATCGCACTGTGCGGCGACGTGCCGCGCGCCTGGATCACGGGCGGCGCCGAAATCTACAAGCTGGCACTGCCACTGGCCGACCTGGCGGCGGTGACCGAGATCGACGCGGACTTCGAAGGCGACACCCACGCGCCACAGCTGGGGCCGCACTGGCGCGAGACGGCGCGCGAGCAGCACTTGTCGAAGACCGGCCTCGCCTTCAGCTTCGTCAACTATCAAAACACGCTCTTGGAGGAGTGA
- a CDS encoding DUF4337 domain-containing protein, whose amino-acid sequence MSGDSFHVHGPHDHELEHAAQHAAEGHHGIGGGSLTNQVAMFTALIATVGAIFAYAGGATQANAGLYKNNAAIKKTEASNQWNFYQAKSSKQNLSELAAVLVADDKKPAYQKEIERYKLEKAEIKLAADKLEAEATEWDHKSDEQMHQHHRWAQATTALQVAIALAAIALLTKKKWLEWGMFGVGGVGVIIGIAAMLHV is encoded by the coding sequence ATGTCCGGCGATTCCTTCCACGTCCACGGTCCACACGACCACGAACTGGAACACGCGGCGCAGCACGCGGCCGAAGGCCACCACGGCATCGGCGGCGGCAGCCTCACCAACCAGGTGGCCATGTTCACCGCCTTGATCGCCACGGTGGGCGCGATCTTCGCGTACGCCGGTGGCGCCACGCAGGCCAATGCCGGCCTGTACAAGAACAACGCCGCGATCAAGAAGACCGAGGCGTCGAACCAGTGGAATTTCTACCAGGCCAAGAGCAGCAAGCAGAACCTGTCGGAACTGGCCGCGGTGCTGGTCGCCGACGACAAGAAGCCGGCCTACCAGAAGGAAATCGAGCGCTACAAGCTGGAGAAGGCCGAGATCAAGCTCGCCGCCGACAAGCTGGAAGCCGAGGCCACCGAGTGGGACCACAAGAGCGATGAGCAGATGCACCAGCACCATCGCTGGGCGCAGGCGACCACCGCGCTGCAGGTGGCCATCGCGCTGGCCGCCATCGCGCTGCTGACGAAGAAGAAGTGGCTCGAATGGGGCATGTTCGGCGTCGGCGGCGTCGGCGTGATCATCGGCATTGCCGCGATGCTGCACGTATGA
- the xth gene encoding exodeoxyribonuclease III, translating into MKITTWNVNSLTARLQHVLDWTAANPVDVLCLQELKLTDDKFPLDVLRAAGYEHCAVFGQKTYNGVAVMSRHPLKDVVRNITGFEDEHSRLLSVTVDAPAGAMRVVNGYFVNGQEPGSEKFAYKMKWLDGLREHVRAEMAQHERLVLLGDFNVAPEDRDSFDPEGLRETIHHTTEERTHFRELLSLGLVDSFRMFEQPEKSFSWWDYRMLGYQKNRGLRIDHILVSEALKPLVKACAVDRTPRKWKQPSDHAPVTVEF; encoded by the coding sequence ATGAAGATCACCACCTGGAACGTCAACTCGCTGACGGCGCGCCTGCAGCACGTGCTGGACTGGACCGCCGCCAACCCGGTGGACGTGCTGTGCCTGCAGGAGCTGAAGCTCACCGACGACAAGTTCCCGCTGGACGTGCTGCGCGCGGCGGGCTATGAGCACTGCGCCGTGTTCGGGCAGAAGACGTACAACGGCGTGGCGGTGATGAGCCGCCACCCGCTGAAGGACGTGGTCCGGAACATCACCGGCTTCGAGGACGAGCACTCGCGCCTGCTGTCGGTGACGGTGGACGCGCCGGCAGGCGCGATGCGCGTCGTCAACGGCTACTTCGTCAACGGGCAGGAACCGGGCTCGGAGAAGTTCGCGTACAAGATGAAGTGGCTGGACGGCCTGCGCGAGCACGTGCGCGCGGAGATGGCGCAGCACGAGCGGCTGGTGCTGCTGGGTGACTTCAACGTCGCACCGGAGGACCGCGACTCCTTCGACCCCGAAGGCCTGCGCGAGACCATCCACCACACCACCGAGGAACGCACGCACTTCCGCGAACTGCTGTCGCTGGGCCTGGTCGACAGCTTCCGCATGTTCGAGCAGCCGGAGAAGAGCTTCAGCTGGTGGGACTACCGCATGCTGGGCTACCAGAAGAACCGCGGCCTGCGCATCGACCACATCCTGGTCAGTGAGGCGCTGAAGCCGCTGGTGAAGGCCTGCGCCGTCGATCGCACGCCGCGCAAGTGGAAGCAGCCGAGCGACCATGCGCCGGTGACGGTCGAGTTTTGA
- a CDS encoding ABC transporter substrate-binding protein: MRHSLRLRPSVLASACLAALLPAFALAADPIKIGVIAEAQAVAGSSIAPAAQLAADEINAKGGIDGRKVEIVVYDNHSSAAESVRAFQRAVNEDKVNAVIASYISEVVLALEPWAARLKTVMITPGAASDVITQNIAKDYEHNKYTFHGYLTSSALAGLVCDAAKDLLVTGQKVKTGIIVSEDAAWTTPLDAGYEQCLPKAGIKVLDHIRFSPDTTDFTPIFNKIEGQKPDVMITGISHVGTQPTVQWKSQQVPIAMFGISSQATNSTFWKDTNGATEGVLYQAVSGPGVAVTAKTLPFVDAYVKKYGNNPSYAGYTAYDEVYIIADAVHRAGSTNSDKLVEAMEKTDYTGTIGRVAFKPRGDPNVHGLRTGAGYITGLMLQWQDGKQVNVWPKNLAVGKMKFPAFVKLPAS, from the coding sequence ATGCGCCACAGCTTGCGGCTCAGGCCGTCCGTCCTCGCGAGCGCCTGCCTCGCGGCCCTCCTGCCTGCTTTTGCACTCGCGGCCGACCCGATCAAGATCGGGGTCATTGCCGAAGCGCAGGCCGTCGCCGGCTCGTCCATCGCGCCGGCCGCGCAGCTGGCGGCCGATGAGATCAACGCCAAGGGCGGCATCGACGGCCGCAAGGTCGAGATCGTCGTCTACGACAACCACTCGTCCGCCGCCGAATCGGTGCGCGCCTTCCAGCGCGCCGTCAACGAGGACAAGGTCAACGCGGTCATCGCGAGCTACATCTCCGAGGTGGTGCTGGCGCTGGAACCCTGGGCGGCCCGCCTGAAGACCGTGATGATCACGCCCGGCGCCGCCTCCGACGTGATCACGCAGAACATCGCCAAGGACTACGAGCACAACAAGTACACCTTCCACGGCTACCTCACCTCCAGCGCGCTCGCCGGCCTGGTGTGCGACGCCGCCAAGGACCTGCTGGTGACGGGCCAGAAGGTGAAGACCGGCATCATCGTCAGCGAGGACGCCGCCTGGACGACGCCGCTGGACGCCGGCTACGAGCAGTGCCTGCCCAAGGCCGGCATCAAGGTGCTGGACCACATCCGCTTCTCGCCCGACACCACGGACTTCACGCCGATCTTCAACAAGATCGAAGGGCAGAAGCCGGACGTGATGATCACCGGCATCTCGCACGTGGGCACGCAGCCCACGGTGCAGTGGAAGAGCCAGCAGGTGCCGATCGCGATGTTCGGCATCTCTTCGCAGGCGACCAACTCCACCTTCTGGAAGGACACCAACGGCGCCACCGAAGGCGTGCTGTACCAGGCCGTCTCCGGGCCCGGCGTGGCGGTGACGGCGAAGACCCTGCCCTTCGTCGATGCCTACGTCAAGAAGTACGGCAACAACCCCTCGTACGCGGGCTACACCGCCTACGACGAGGTCTACATCATTGCCGACGCCGTGCACCGCGCCGGGTCGACCAACAGCGACAAGCTGGTGGAGGCGATGGAGAAGACCGACTACACGGGCACCATCGGCCGCGTGGCGTTCAAGCCCAGGGGCGACCCCAACGTGCACGGGCTGCGCACCGGCGCCGGCTACATCACCGGGCTGATGCTGCAGTGGCAGGACGGCAAGCAGGTCAACGTCTGGCCGAAGAACCTGGCGGTCGGGAAGATGAAGTTCCCGGCCTTCGTCAAGCTGCCGGCGAGCTGA
- a CDS encoding branched-chain amino acid ABC transporter permease codes for MNFWQILIDGFAISSLYALGATGFTLIFGVSGVLNLSHGAIMVAAAVAAWALAGLLQAGPYAAAIGGIAFGMVLTLATYFVAVRPIQRSPRVAEAEKEIFILTATLLWGIIISETIAYFFTNNAKTVLPIVEGVVTVAGVRTPANEYFTAGICWLAIGALWVLVNKTRHGKAVLAASMNPRGVTLLGIELSRIHLAVWLIYGLLASVAGILLGMFLGVSSYSVGPLTASAFSIVVLGGLGSVSGSLIAAYVVGYLETATAYLVSPAYRTIPALLLLVAVMYLRPQGLFGRR; via the coding sequence ATGAACTTCTGGCAGATCCTGATCGACGGCTTCGCCATCAGCTCGCTCTATGCGTTGGGCGCGACCGGCTTCACGCTAATCTTCGGCGTGTCCGGCGTGCTCAATCTCTCGCACGGCGCCATCATGGTCGCCGCCGCGGTGGCGGCCTGGGCGCTGGCCGGCCTGCTGCAGGCCGGGCCTTACGCGGCGGCCATCGGGGGCATCGCCTTCGGCATGGTGCTGACCCTGGCCACCTACTTCGTCGCCGTGCGGCCGATCCAGCGCTCGCCGCGCGTCGCAGAGGCGGAGAAGGAGATCTTCATCCTCACGGCCACCTTGCTGTGGGGCATCATCATCTCCGAGACCATCGCCTACTTCTTCACCAACAACGCGAAGACGGTGCTCCCCATCGTCGAAGGCGTGGTGACGGTGGCCGGCGTGCGCACGCCCGCCAACGAGTACTTCACCGCGGGGATCTGCTGGCTCGCCATCGGCGCTCTGTGGGTGCTGGTGAACAAGACGCGGCATGGCAAGGCGGTGCTGGCCGCGTCGATGAACCCGCGCGGCGTGACCTTGCTGGGCATCGAGTTGTCGCGTATTCATCTGGCCGTGTGGCTGATCTACGGCTTGCTCGCCAGCGTCGCCGGCATCCTGCTCGGCATGTTCCTGGGCGTCAGCTCGTACAGCGTCGGGCCGCTCACCGCCAGCGCGTTCTCCATCGTGGTGCTGGGCGGATTGGGCAGCGTGTCGGGATCGTTGATCGCGGCGTATGTGGTCGGCTACCTCGAGACCGCTACCGCCTACCTCGTCTCGCCGGCCTACCGCACCATCCCGGCGCTGTTGCTGCTGGTGGCCGTCATGTACCTGCGCCCGCAGGGCCTGTTCGGCAGGCGCTGA
- a CDS encoding branched-chain amino acid ABC transporter permease, with protein sequence MARPSRPALAGLVFLALAACVPLAGSDYVLGLLTVAFYTAVFAMAWDLLFGFAGEVNFGPTFLIGLGAYTAGILDAKFAPAVSLWLCVAAGALAAVIGGVVLALPALRVRGPYFGLTTLVAVLMLQNMVVVFAGLTGGEIGLSVPDVMSVSATTNYWIAFGFMAASGAILYGLSRSPIGLVLQASGQDPVQAGALGFNVTKHKLFAFIVSAFFSGLSGALMVFYMGTASVGTFIDISVGVQIIVAAVLGGRRTVIGAAIGAVFLIAMGETLRPLGELATLLVSLMALLVVLFFPDGFLGLLQGKARRD encoded by the coding sequence ATGGCGCGCCCGTCCCGCCCGGCGCTGGCCGGCCTCGTCTTCCTGGCGCTGGCCGCCTGCGTGCCGCTGGCCGGCTCCGACTACGTGCTGGGCTTGCTGACGGTGGCTTTCTACACCGCGGTGTTCGCGATGGCCTGGGACCTGCTGTTCGGCTTTGCCGGCGAAGTGAATTTCGGCCCCACCTTCCTGATCGGGCTCGGCGCGTACACGGCCGGCATCCTCGACGCGAAGTTCGCGCCCGCCGTGTCGCTGTGGCTGTGTGTGGCCGCCGGAGCCCTTGCCGCGGTGATCGGCGGCGTGGTGCTCGCGCTGCCGGCCCTGCGTGTGCGCGGGCCTTACTTCGGCCTGACCACCCTGGTGGCAGTGCTGATGCTGCAGAACATGGTGGTGGTGTTCGCCGGCCTCACCGGTGGCGAGATCGGGCTGTCGGTGCCCGACGTGATGTCGGTGAGCGCCACCACCAACTATTGGATCGCCTTCGGCTTCATGGCGGCCAGCGGCGCCATCCTCTACGGCCTGTCGCGTTCGCCGATCGGCCTGGTGCTGCAGGCCAGCGGCCAGGACCCGGTGCAGGCCGGCGCGCTCGGCTTCAACGTCACCAAGCACAAGCTGTTCGCCTTCATCGTCAGCGCCTTCTTCTCCGGCCTGTCCGGTGCGCTGATGGTGTTCTACATGGGCACGGCCAGCGTCGGCACCTTCATCGACATCTCGGTCGGCGTGCAGATCATCGTCGCGGCGGTGCTGGGCGGACGGCGCACCGTCATCGGCGCGGCGATCGGCGCCGTCTTCCTGATCGCGATGGGCGAAACGCTGCGGCCGCTGGGCGAACTGGCCACGCTGCTGGTGTCGCTGATGGCGCTGCTGGTGGTGCTGTTCTTCCCCGACGGCTTCCTCGGGCTGCTGCAGGGAAAGGCGCGCCGTGACTGA